In Notolabrus celidotus isolate fNotCel1 chromosome 22, fNotCel1.pri, whole genome shotgun sequence, one genomic interval encodes:
- the pth2 gene encoding tuberoinfundibular peptide of 39 residues: protein MSELPSFSRMSALLLCILGMTVMTSGLPHPRLNLRSPDDSEEPKQYDWDILFPSISLRDWSIQMMSAPSLREAANSKGGLMREAWLFGPERAEASDERAWPAMWSPQGGGLMKRNMVVADDAAFREKSKLLTSMERQKWLNSYMQKLLVVNSS from the exons ATGTCTGAGCTGCCGTCTTTCTCCCGCATGTCCGCTCTGCTGCTTTGCATCCTGGGTATGACAGTGATGACGTCTGGCCTCCCTCATCCTCGATTAAATCTCAG AAGTCCAGATGATTCGGAGGAACCGAAACAATATGACTGGGACATCCTCTTCCCCTCCATTTCTCTCCGCGATTGGAGCATCCAAATGATGTCAGCGCCGAGCCTCAGGGAAGCAGCCAATAGCAAAGGAGGACTGATGAGGGAGGCGTGGCTCTTTGGcccagagagagcagaggcGAG CGACGAGAGGGCGTGGCCTGCCATGTGGTCGCCTCAGGGCGGCGGCCTGATGAAGAGGAACATGGTGGTGGCCGAtgacgctgctttcagagaGAAGAGTAAACTGCTCACCTCCATGGAGAGACAAAAGTGGCTAAACTCGTACATGCAGAAACTGCTGGTGGTTAACTCTTCGTGA
- the tedc1 gene encoding tubulin epsilon and delta complex protein 1, with protein sequence MQRSKASVEVKQVIGSLCRLLTASGLEAVPAPETFRRAKFSGGPEVEDQFLQLLANILQTAGVVSHEAQAQLGGEPHKLVAAGLWQTGYHADWMFMEEEGDGGEGGRCSSRELLLALGWLLAAGTLETLVTQRVQKLDRTLFTPPPVSSGFSNKPQVDSSSLRRLQWLVGSLRHQGRILLSMQEERTRLLHAVFLASLSSSPPSSQQNSAALKEDCVCVRLLCDLLESYLNWKQAEKVFWTWMDSVLDCYLTDPMVIKKPTQTLRRSTRRVCHHGNRGLEEMEDMLRRLPTGQKGQRRSREAAADRGEGGQRKVLQSGSETSLPPFPSMHTFPQVYRARLQSAGPVKRSSRPADGGAEAADELPASQAARLLLQTEALLLERRDARRLTNGMQLQEIVSRRDELVLIPP encoded by the exons ATGCAGAGGAGTAAAGCCTCCGTGGAGGTGAAGCAGGTGATCGGTTCTCTCTGCAGGCTGCTCACGGCCTCAGGGCTTGAGGCTGTCCCAGCTCCGGAGACCTTCAGGCGGGCGAAATTCAGTGGTGGACCCGAGGTG GAGGATCAGTTTTTGCAGCTCCTCGCCAACATCCTGCAGACAGCGGGAGTTGTTTCTCATGAGGCGCAGGCTCAGCTTGGAGGAG AGCCCCATAAGCTTGTAGCTGCTGGTCTCTGGCAGACTGGTTACCATGCAGACTGGATGTTCATGGAGGAAGAAGgtgatggaggagaaggagggcgATGCTCCAGCAGAGAGCTCCTCCTGGCTCTGGGCTGGCTGCTCGCTGCAGGAACTCTGGAGACCCTGGTGACACAGAGGGTGCAAAAACTGGACAGAACACTGTTTACACCTCCACCT GTGAGCTCTGGGTTTTCAAACAAGCCTCAGGTCGACTCGTCATCTCTGAGGAGACTTCAGTGGCTCGTCGGCTCTCTGAGGCATCAGGGCCGGATCCTGCTGTCCATGCAAGAGGAGCGAACTCGCTTACTTCATGCT GTTTTTCTTGccagcctctcctcctctccgccGTCCTCTCAACAAAACTCAGCAGCACTGAAGGAG gactgtgtgtgtgtgcggctgCTGTGCGACCTGTTGGAGTCGTATCTGAACTGGAAGCAGGCGGAGAAAGTCTTCTGGACCTGGATG gacagTGTGTTGGACTGCTACCTGACAGATCCGATGGTTATCAAGAAGCCGACTCAAACGCTCAGACGGAGCACAAGAAGAGTGTGCCATCATGGAAACCGGGGACTCGAGGAAATGGAGGACATGCTCCGGAGACTGCCTACAGGACAG aaaggacagaggagaagcagagaggctgcagcagacagaggagaaggaggacagaggaaggTTCTGCAATCAGGATCAGAAACCTCCTTACCCCCCTTCCCCTCCATGCACACCTTTCCTCAGGTGTACCGAGCCCGACTCCAGTCCGCGGGTCCGGTCAAACGCAGCAGCCGACCAGCAGACGGTGGTGCTGAGGCCGCAGACGAGCTCCCTGCGTCTCAGGCCGCTCGGCTGCTGCTTCAGACGGAGGCTCTGCTGCTGGAGAGGAGGGACGCACGCAGACTGACCAACGGGATGCAGCTGCAGGAGATCGTCAGCAGGCGGGATGAGCTGGTGTTAATACCCCCGTGA
- the dnal1 gene encoding dynein light chain 1, axonemal: MAKATTVKDALAKWEEKSGEKGSEATAIKLYAQVPPIEKMDSALSTLTKCEKLSLSTNCIEKITNLNGMKNLRILSLGRNNIKLLTGLEAVGDTLEELWISYNLIEKLRGLHHMKKLKVLYISNNLVKDWGEFMKLAEMPCLVDLVFVGNPLEEKYSAEGTWMDEASKRLPNLKKLDGTPVIKEEEDEAEGDN; this comes from the exons ATG GCAAAAGCAACAACAGTGAAAGACGCACTGGCCAAATGG GAGGAGAAGTCTGGAGAGAAAGGGAGCGAGGCCACGGCCATAAAGCTTTACGCTCAGGTTCCTCCGATAGAGAAAATGGATTCTGCGCTCTCCACGCTCACTAAATGCGA AAAACTGTCACTGTCCACGAACTGCATCGAGAAAATAACCAATCTGAACGGCATGA AGAACTTGAGGATATTGTCATTAGGAAGAAATAACATAAAGCTTCTTACTGGTCTG gaggCGGTAGGGGACACACTAGAGGAGCTTTGGATCTCTTATAACTTGATAGAGAAACTGAGGGGACTCCACCACATGAAGAAACTCAAAGTCCTCTACATCTCCAACAACCTGGTCAAAGATTGGG GAGAGTTCATGAAGCTGGCTGAAATGCCGTGCCTCGTAGACCTGGTGTTTGTTGGAAATCCTCTGGAGGAGAAGTATTCAGCCGAGGGAACCTGGATGGACGAAGCCTCTAAAAGACTCCCGAATCTGAAGAAACTTGATG GAACCCCGGTcatcaaagaggaggaggatgaagcagAGGGAGACAACTGA